The DNA segment CGACGACGTCCAGGGTGCTCATGACGAGACCCGCGCCGTTGCCGATGATGCCGACCTCACCGTCGAGCTTGACGTAGTTGAGGTTCTTCTCCTTGGCGGCGGCCTCGAGCGGGTTGGCCGCGGCCTTGTCGTGCAGCGCCTCGAAGTCCGGGTGACGGAACTCGGCGTTGTCGTCCAGGGAGACCTTGCCGTCCAGGGCGATGACGTCACCCGAGGCGACCTTGGCCAGCGGGTTGACCTCGACCAGGAGGGCGTCCTCCTTGATGAAGGTGTCCCACAGCGTGACCAGGACGTTCGCGACCTGGTCGGCGACCTCGGCCGGGAACTTGGCGGCCGCGACGATCTCGCGGGCCTTCTCGGGGGTCACACCGTCGATGGCGTCGATCGGCGTCTTGGCGACGGCCTCGGGGCGGGTGGCCGCCACCTCCTCGATCTCCATGCCGCCCTCGACGGAGGCGATGGAGAGGAAGGTGCGGTTCGCACGGTCGAGGAGGAAGGAGACGTAGTACTCCTCGACGATCTCCGGGGCGGTCTCGGCGATCATCACCTTGTGGACCGTGTGGCCCTTGATGTCCATGCCGAGGATGTCCGTCGCGCGCGCGACGGCCTCGTCCGCGGAGGCGGCCAGCTTGACGCCGCCGGCCTTGCCACGACCACCGACCTTCACCTGCGCCTTGACGACGGACTTGCCGCCCAGACGCTCGGTGATCTCGCGCGCCGCCTCAGGCGTGTCGATGACTTCACCGGCCAGCACCGGTACATCGTGCTTGGCGAAGAGGTCCCTCGCCTGGTACTCGAACAGGTCCACGCGCTTCCGTCCCTATCAGTGATCTCGCGGTTCGTTGGATGCGTGGGCGTGCCGCGAAGGGCAACGTGACGTCCGCTTGTCACTAGGGGGGCGCACACGGTGTCCGAGCGCGCGGCATGTCCGTCTCGCAGGTTATCGCCGCTTGCGGGGGCTCCCTAAATCGAGGGTCACACGCGAGCGGTGATACCTGTCACATGATGCCGGGTTCGCTGGCACGCCGTGCCGCAACATCCTCACCCTACCTGCGGGTACAGAGCCTCACCGGGCTGGGGTTGACCCGGTGAGGCCCCCGGACGACCCCGATGGCGCCGGGGCCGGAACGGTTGATCCCCACCCCAATGAGGACCACCCGCCCCACCCGCGAGGCTCCGCCCG comes from the Streptomyces sp. SUK 48 genome and includes:
- the sucC gene encoding ADP-forming succinate--CoA ligase subunit beta — encoded protein: MDLFEYQARDLFAKHDVPVLAGEVIDTPEAAREITERLGGKSVVKAQVKVGGRGKAGGVKLAASADEAVARATDILGMDIKGHTVHKVMIAETAPEIVEEYYVSFLLDRANRTFLSIASVEGGMEIEEVAATRPEAVAKTPIDAIDGVTPEKAREIVAAAKFPAEVADQVANVLVTLWDTFIKEDALLVEVNPLAKVASGDVIALDGKVSLDDNAEFRHPDFEALHDKAAANPLEAAAKEKNLNYVKLDGEVGIIGNGAGLVMSTLDVVAYAGENHGGVKPANFLDIGGGASAQVMANGLEIILGDPDVKSVFVNVFGGITACDEVANGIVQALKLLEDRGEKVEKPLVVRLDGNNAELGRKILTDANHPLVQRVDTMDGAAAKAAELAAAK